The Metabacillus litoralis genome contains a region encoding:
- a CDS encoding methyl-accepting chemotaxis protein, with amino-acid sequence MQKLLHKFRKKKSSTSNHRRTVVKLPLKLTVGRKIFTVFAIIFILIAALSVSTLTGLNTMNKKSSEVEDVWLPSVERLGEMRYLVEQVAAFQLFYASAETIGEMNHFDGRFDTIFSRLDELFEQFENTISTKEEETIYSGFQAEWDKYLVVHEEILALSRANQDDEASQMIKQSRQQIETVEGYLTKLVELNQSKAKKAAEDRHTITTIVLSITAILIVVVLVISIIMGLLLSRSISRPLIEMSRSVKQVAQGNLMLEPISIKNRDEIGKLATDFNTMTDNLKKLIVEVMKNSERVAATSEELTVSAEQTQQGNNSISAAIKEVAGGAENQVTRASEANRVIQEISKGMTQAAHSIQAVSDLTLATNEKATTGQGIVSQTVVQMNEVQHKVQHTSSAMNSLSNKSNQIGQILSLITSVADQTNLLALNAAIEAARAGEHGKGFAVVADEVRKLAEQSGQAAEEIKKVIFEMQAEVAHALESMTGGINAVDEGIVMVNKTGDSFGNIVDMVAEVASQSQEVSAIVEQVNASTQSMVHLIEEISNISVFSAGNTEEVAASVEQQNTIMANVTASSEELSQKALALQELVKKFSV; translated from the coding sequence ATGCAGAAGCTCTTACATAAATTCAGAAAGAAGAAGAGTAGTACTAGTAATCATCGAAGAACTGTTGTGAAATTACCCTTAAAGCTTACTGTTGGACGAAAAATTTTTACTGTATTTGCTATCATTTTTATCTTAATTGCAGCTCTTAGTGTTTCTACTCTTACTGGATTAAACACAATGAACAAAAAATCCAGTGAAGTAGAGGATGTGTGGCTTCCATCAGTAGAAAGACTCGGTGAAATGAGGTATCTCGTCGAGCAGGTGGCTGCGTTTCAATTGTTTTATGCTAGTGCGGAAACAATTGGGGAAATGAACCACTTTGATGGACGGTTTGACACGATTTTTAGTAGATTAGATGAGCTGTTCGAACAGTTTGAGAATACTATCTCAACTAAAGAGGAAGAAACTATTTATTCAGGATTCCAAGCAGAATGGGATAAATACCTTGTTGTTCATGAAGAAATTCTTGCTCTATCAAGAGCTAATCAAGATGACGAAGCAAGTCAAATGATCAAACAATCCCGACAACAAATTGAAACGGTTGAAGGTTATCTAACGAAGCTTGTTGAGTTAAATCAATCAAAGGCAAAGAAAGCAGCAGAAGATAGACATACTATAACAACAATCGTTTTATCTATTACAGCTATTTTGATTGTCGTTGTATTAGTTATCTCCATTATTATGGGACTTCTTCTTTCAAGAAGCATTTCTCGTCCGTTGATAGAGATGTCAAGAAGTGTGAAGCAGGTAGCTCAAGGAAATTTAATGTTAGAGCCTATTTCGATTAAAAATAGAGATGAAATTGGTAAACTAGCAACAGATTTTAACACAATGACAGACAATCTGAAGAAATTAATCGTAGAAGTAATGAAAAACTCTGAGAGAGTGGCAGCAACATCTGAAGAGCTCACAGTTAGTGCTGAACAAACACAACAAGGAAACAATTCAATCTCTGCTGCTATAAAAGAGGTAGCTGGCGGTGCGGAGAATCAGGTAACACGTGCTTCTGAGGCAAACCGTGTGATTCAAGAAATTTCAAAAGGAATGACACAGGCTGCACATTCTATTCAAGCTGTTTCCGATCTCACATTAGCAACAAATGAAAAGGCAACAACTGGACAGGGAATTGTTTCGCAAACTGTTGTTCAAATGAATGAAGTGCAGCATAAGGTTCAACATACCTCTTCTGCCATGAATTCGTTAAGTAACAAATCAAACCAAATTGGTCAAATTCTTTCTTTAATAACGAGTGTTGCAGATCAAACTAATTTATTAGCTCTAAATGCAGCTATTGAAGCAGCAAGAGCCGGTGAGCATGGAAAAGGATTTGCTGTTGTAGCTGATGAGGTCAGAAAGCTTGCGGAGCAATCTGGACAAGCGGCTGAGGAAATTAAAAAAGTGATCTTTGAAATGCAAGCAGAAGTTGCTCATGCGCTAGAGTCAATGACAGGTGGAATCAACGCTGTTGATGAAGGAATCGTGATGGTCAATAAAACCGGAGATTCTTTTGGGAATATTGTAGATATGGTAGCTGAGGTTGCATCACAATCACAGGAAGTATCAGCTATAGTGGAGCAAGTAAATGCTAGCACACAAAGCATGGTTCATTTAATAGAGGAGATTTCGAACATATCTGTGTTTTCAGCAGGAAATACAGAAGAAGTGGCTGCATCAGTTGAACAGCAAAACACAATTATGGCAAATGTTACTGCATCATCTGAAGAGTTAAGTCAAAAAGCATTGGCACTTCAGGAGCTAGTAAAGAAGTTTAGTGTATAA
- a CDS encoding carbohydrate ABC transporter permease, protein MGDVAGTKKFSKGRIFIYAFLTLASLFSLFPFYWMFVMATSPSSAYNSIPPTITPGNLLVENFQKVLGAIDFFQAMINTVILCTSVTIVVLIISSLAGFAFAKFKFPGKNALFVSILLTMVIPPQLGLIPQYYLISKAGLLDTLQGVAILFFLNPLGIFLMRQYVSNSVPDELIEAAKLDGCSNFRIYRSIVLPIILPAFATLGIIVFTAVWGEFLWQFTILRDPEMYTIQVALATLSNTFNIDFGMILSGVFWATVPLLIIFLLFNRLFISSITDGAVK, encoded by the coding sequence ATGGGTGACGTAGCAGGAACAAAAAAGTTTTCAAAAGGTAGAATATTCATCTATGCATTTCTTACTCTAGCATCACTTTTTTCATTGTTTCCGTTTTATTGGATGTTTGTGATGGCAACAAGCCCAAGTTCAGCTTACAACTCCATTCCGCCAACGATCACCCCGGGTAATTTGTTAGTGGAAAACTTCCAAAAGGTGTTGGGTGCCATTGATTTCTTCCAGGCAATGATCAATACTGTAATTCTTTGTACATCAGTAACTATCGTTGTATTGATTATTAGCTCATTAGCAGGATTTGCTTTTGCAAAATTTAAATTTCCTGGGAAAAATGCGTTGTTTGTTTCCATTCTTTTAACAATGGTTATCCCACCGCAATTAGGATTAATTCCGCAATACTACTTAATTTCAAAAGCAGGTTTGCTTGATACATTACAAGGTGTTGCGATTCTATTTTTCTTAAATCCATTAGGAATCTTCCTGATGAGACAATATGTAAGCAATTCGGTACCTGATGAATTAATTGAAGCTGCAAAGCTTGATGGGTGTTCGAATTTCAGAATCTACCGCAGCATTGTGTTACCGATTATTTTACCAGCTTTCGCAACATTAGGTATTATCGTCTTCACAGCTGTATGGGGAGAATTCTTATGGCAATTTACAATTCTAAGAGATCCAGAAATGTATACAATTCAAGTTGCCTTGGCGACATTAAGTAACACATTCAACATTGACTTCGGTATGATTTTATCTGGTGTATTCTGGGCTACAGTACCTTTACTAATTATTTTCCTACTGTTTAACAGATTATTTATTTCTAGTATTACTGATGGTGCGGTTAAATAA
- a CDS encoding carbohydrate ABC transporter permease has protein sequence MVSANEKAVKKKRFLSEEKKDMISGYLYVSPFFIIFAVIGLYPALFSLYLAFQKWNGLSPMEFAGLNNFKIVLEDPLFWKSLYNTIVIGLMGTAPQLIFGIILAFLLNLSFLRFRNFFRVTIFMPYITSMVAVALIFSVLFSNHETSLANYVLGVFGFDPVNWATSEWGTKIAISIMVFWRWVGYNTIIYLAGLQSISNDLYEAATIDGANKFQQMLYITMPMLKPFIILTVFFSTVGALQLFAEPTVFLGTSAFTRDEAMTVVMYLYRDAFKLQSFGTASATAVILLFIIIIFSAINTLITSGKIGRKKEGAK, from the coding sequence ATGGTTTCTGCAAACGAAAAAGCAGTCAAAAAGAAAAGGTTTCTATCTGAAGAAAAGAAAGACATGATTTCTGGCTATCTTTATGTATCACCTTTCTTTATTATCTTTGCTGTTATTGGGTTATATCCAGCACTATTCAGCTTGTACCTCGCTTTTCAAAAATGGAATGGGCTAAGCCCTATGGAGTTTGCTGGGTTAAATAACTTCAAAATTGTATTAGAAGATCCACTATTTTGGAAATCTTTATATAACACAATTGTTATTGGATTAATGGGTACTGCTCCTCAATTAATTTTTGGGATTATCCTTGCATTTCTATTAAATCTATCGTTTCTCCGCTTTAGAAATTTCTTCAGAGTTACGATCTTCATGCCATATATTACGTCAATGGTTGCAGTAGCCCTCATTTTCAGTGTGTTATTTAGTAATCACGAAACTTCTTTAGCCAATTATGTACTAGGCGTGTTTGGATTTGATCCTGTTAACTGGGCAACATCTGAATGGGGTACAAAAATTGCAATCTCCATTATGGTGTTTTGGAGATGGGTTGGTTATAACACAATTATTTATTTAGCAGGTCTTCAAAGTATTTCAAATGATCTGTATGAAGCAGCGACAATTGATGGCGCTAATAAGTTTCAACAAATGCTTTATATCACAATGCCAATGCTAAAACCGTTTATCATTTTAACTGTTTTCTTCTCAACAGTTGGTGCATTGCAATTATTCGCTGAGCCAACCGTATTCTTAGGTACATCAGCCTTTACAAGAGACGAAGCTATGACAGTAGTTATGTATTTATATCGCGATGCCTTTAAATTACAATCATTTGGTACAGCATCTGCAACAGCTGTAATCTTGTTATTTATCATCATCATCTTCTCTGCAATTAATACGTTAATAACATCTGGGAAGATTGGTAGAAAAAAGGAGGGAGCTAAATAA
- a CDS encoding ABC transporter substrate-binding protein: protein MKSKKKWLASGLSLALAFSLAACSGGDKNETASEGGGDGNEKVELNFWAFGATGYEELVKEYQEQNPNVTIKFKSSETAEHHDALFTALSAGSGAPDIAMLEVDQFDRFKAAQDRFENLYDLGAKDVQDQYLDWKWNAGENEGGDFLFGLPTDIGPKALYYRTDVFEAAGLPTEPAEVEALINSPEAFKEAGLQVTEKTGKPFVDSIEMAYRALLDPAVETYLNPDGELILDEEGSAVKKAYDYAVELNEAGVVGKFDMWTPEWSNAVNTGEFAAELGAGWLKGWMEGNAPDASGKFKVATLPTEFAANWGGSYIAIPSETENAQAAYDFVEWLVSPENQLKSFQSNGLFPSAPSVYEMEEFTSNQDEFFGGQVTSEVFAQAAQDIEGAVYKGEKYFPVHQEVLNALKNVQDGADPEKEWKAAVKRAQDLVSR, encoded by the coding sequence ATGAAAAGCAAGAAAAAATGGTTAGCTTCTGGTTTGTCTTTAGCTTTAGCATTTTCGTTAGCTGCATGTAGCGGTGGGGATAAAAATGAAACCGCTTCAGAGGGTGGCGGAGATGGAAATGAAAAAGTAGAACTAAACTTCTGGGCTTTCGGTGCGACAGGCTATGAAGAGCTAGTAAAAGAATATCAAGAACAAAATCCAAACGTAACAATAAAATTTAAATCTTCCGAAACAGCTGAACACCATGATGCATTATTCACAGCTTTATCTGCTGGTAGTGGTGCTCCTGATATCGCAATGTTAGAAGTAGATCAATTTGACCGTTTCAAAGCAGCTCAAGATCGTTTTGAAAACTTATATGATCTTGGTGCAAAAGACGTTCAAGATCAATATCTAGACTGGAAATGGAATGCTGGTGAAAATGAAGGAGGAGACTTCTTATTCGGTCTTCCAACTGATATTGGACCTAAAGCATTATACTATCGTACAGATGTATTCGAGGCAGCTGGTCTTCCAACTGAGCCAGCTGAAGTAGAAGCATTAATTAATTCTCCTGAAGCATTTAAAGAAGCGGGATTACAAGTAACAGAGAAAACTGGTAAACCTTTCGTAGATAGTATTGAAATGGCTTACAGAGCACTTCTTGATCCTGCGGTTGAAACATACTTAAATCCTGATGGTGAGTTAATTTTAGATGAAGAAGGTAGTGCAGTTAAAAAAGCATACGACTATGCTGTTGAGTTAAACGAGGCTGGTGTTGTTGGTAAATTTGATATGTGGACTCCAGAATGGTCAAATGCTGTTAACACTGGTGAGTTCGCTGCTGAATTAGGTGCTGGCTGGTTAAAAGGTTGGATGGAAGGTAATGCTCCAGACGCTTCAGGTAAGTTCAAAGTAGCTACTTTACCAACTGAATTTGCTGCTAACTGGGGTGGATCTTACATCGCAATCCCAAGTGAAACTGAAAATGCACAAGCTGCATATGATTTCGTTGAATGGTTAGTATCACCTGAAAACCAATTAAAATCTTTCCAAAGCAATGGATTATTCCCATCTGCACCATCTGTGTATGAAATGGAAGAATTCACATCTAACCAAGATGAGTTCTTTGGTGGTCAAGTAACATCTGAAGTATTTGCTCAAGCAGCACAAGATATCGAAGGTGCCGTTTACAAAGGTGAAAAATACTTCCCAGTACACCAAGAAGTTCTAAATGCTCTTAAAAACGTTCAAGACGGTGCGGATCCAGAAAAAGAGTGGAAAGCTGCTGTTAAACGTGCGCAAGATTTAGTAAGTCGTTAA
- a CDS encoding CTP synthase, with the protein MTKYIFVTGGVVSSLGKGITAASLGRLLKNRGISVTIQKFDPYINVDPGTMSPYQHGEVFVTGDGAETDLDLGHYERFIDENLTKFNNVTTGRIYSTVLKKERRGDYLGGTVQVIPHITNEIKDKVFRAGKETGADVVITEIGGTVGDIESLPFLEAIRQVKSDVGRDNVMYIHCTLVPYIKAAGEMKTKPTQHSVKELRSLGIQPNVIVVRTEMPISQDMKDKIALFCDIDKNAVIECRDAETLYSIPLDLQDQNLDTIVCKHLKLDCNDADMTEWKELVQRVTNLSKTTKIALVGKYVELQDAYISVVEALRHAGYEYDSDIEIKWVNAEELTSENVKEQLADVDGILVPGGFGDRGVEGKIVATNYARVNKVPFLGICLGMQVASIEYARNVLGLAGANSAEIDPNTAYPVIDLLPEQKDVEDLGGTLRLGLSPSKLQEGTRAFEAYQDEVIYERHRHRYEFNNEYRQAMEEAGFVFSGTTPDGRLVEIIEVKDHPWFVASQFHPEFTSRPTRPQPLFRDFVRASLTAAEKL; encoded by the coding sequence ATGACAAAGTATATTTTTGTAACAGGTGGAGTTGTATCATCTTTAGGTAAAGGGATCACAGCTGCATCACTAGGAAGATTATTAAAAAACCGTGGAATCAGTGTAACGATTCAAAAATTCGATCCGTACATAAATGTGGATCCGGGAACAATGAGCCCATATCAGCACGGTGAAGTATTCGTTACAGGAGACGGTGCAGAAACAGACTTAGACTTAGGTCATTATGAGCGTTTTATTGACGAAAACTTAACAAAGTTTAACAACGTGACAACTGGTAGAATTTATTCAACTGTCTTAAAGAAAGAGCGCCGTGGCGACTATCTTGGTGGAACTGTTCAGGTTATTCCACATATCACTAATGAAATCAAAGACAAAGTGTTTCGCGCTGGTAAAGAAACAGGTGCAGATGTTGTTATTACTGAGATTGGTGGAACAGTAGGGGATATTGAATCACTACCATTCCTAGAAGCCATTCGCCAAGTAAAAAGTGATGTTGGCCGTGACAATGTGATGTATATCCACTGTACTCTTGTGCCGTATATAAAGGCTGCAGGTGAAATGAAAACTAAGCCAACTCAGCACAGTGTAAAAGAATTAAGAAGTCTTGGTATTCAACCAAATGTGATCGTTGTTCGTACGGAGATGCCAATTTCTCAAGATATGAAAGATAAAATTGCGCTGTTCTGTGATATTGATAAAAACGCAGTTATCGAGTGCCGTGATGCTGAAACGTTATACAGCATCCCGTTAGATCTTCAAGATCAAAACTTAGATACAATCGTATGTAAGCATTTAAAATTAGATTGCAATGATGCGGATATGACAGAGTGGAAAGAGCTTGTACAACGTGTGACAAACCTTTCAAAAACAACAAAAATTGCTCTTGTTGGGAAGTATGTTGAACTTCAAGATGCATATATTTCTGTTGTTGAAGCACTTCGCCATGCTGGGTATGAATATGATTCTGATATTGAAATCAAATGGGTAAACGCAGAAGAATTAACATCAGAAAACGTAAAAGAACAGCTTGCAGATGTTGATGGTATTTTAGTTCCTGGAGGTTTCGGTGACCGCGGTGTTGAAGGGAAAATCGTTGCGACGAACTATGCACGTGTAAATAAAGTACCATTCTTAGGAATCTGCTTAGGTATGCAAGTTGCTTCAATTGAATATGCTCGTAATGTATTGGGCTTAGCAGGAGCAAATTCTGCAGAAATTGATCCTAATACAGCTTATCCGGTTATTGACTTACTTCCTGAGCAAAAGGATGTTGAAGATTTAGGTGGAACATTACGTCTTGGTTTATCTCCAAGTAAGCTTCAAGAGGGAACTCGTGCATTCGAGGCTTACCAGGATGAAGTGATTTATGAGCGTCATCGCCATCGTTATGAGTTCAACAACGAATATCGTCAAGCAATGGAAGAAGCAGGCTTTGTTTTCTCGGGTACAACTCCGGACGGCCGCTTAGTCGAAATTATTGAAGTAAAAGATCATCCTTGGTTTGTAGCATCACAGTTCCATCCTGAATTTACATCAAGACCTACAAGACCACAGCCACTATTCCGTGACTTTGTTCGCGCGTCATTAACGGCTGCTGAAAAATTATAA
- a CDS encoding GH1 family beta-glucosidase: MAIIQFPKEMRWGAATAAYQIEGAATEDGRGLSIWDTFAKTPGKVLNGDNGDVACDSYHRYEEDIALMKELGIDIYRFSVSWPRIFPNGTGEINEKGLQYYHDFVDALLANGIEPMCTLYHWDLPQALQDKGGWENRETVDAFADYAELMFKEFNGKIKKWITINEPWCVSFLSNFIGLHAPGFQNLQLATTISHHLLLAHGKAVSRLRDGGYEGEIGYAPNTEWNEPFSNKQEDIDACNRATGWFVEWFFDPVFKGSYPQFMVEWFEKKGVTVPIQEGDMNIINQEIDFVGINYYTGSVTRYKENDGLLDTEKVDIGYEKTDFDWNIYPEGFYKVLTKINEQYGSVPIYITENGACYNDGVENGRVKDQRRIDYLKQHLTSLKRAIDSGVNIKGYLTWSLLDNFEWAEGYDKRFGIIHVDFNTLERTKKDSYYWYKQTIKNGFFDMFY; encoded by the coding sequence ATGGCAATTATACAATTTCCAAAAGAGATGAGATGGGGAGCTGCAACAGCAGCATACCAAATCGAAGGAGCAGCAACTGAAGATGGAAGAGGTCTTTCCATTTGGGATACCTTTGCCAAAACACCTGGTAAAGTATTAAATGGCGATAACGGAGATGTAGCGTGTGACAGCTATCACCGCTATGAAGAAGATATTGCATTAATGAAAGAACTTGGAATTGATATTTATCGTTTTTCTGTATCATGGCCACGTATTTTTCCTAATGGAACTGGTGAAATCAATGAAAAAGGTCTTCAATATTATCATGATTTTGTAGATGCACTGCTAGCAAATGGAATTGAGCCAATGTGTACGCTATATCACTGGGATCTGCCACAAGCTCTTCAAGATAAAGGTGGCTGGGAAAACCGTGAAACAGTAGATGCATTTGCTGATTATGCAGAGCTTATGTTTAAAGAGTTTAACGGAAAAATAAAAAAATGGATTACAATCAATGAACCATGGTGTGTATCATTTCTATCAAACTTTATCGGACTTCATGCACCTGGATTCCAAAATTTACAATTAGCAACAACGATTTCACATCATTTACTACTTGCACATGGTAAAGCAGTATCCCGCCTAAGAGACGGAGGATACGAAGGTGAGATTGGTTATGCACCTAATACAGAATGGAATGAGCCGTTTAGCAACAAACAAGAAGATATCGATGCTTGTAACAGAGCAACAGGCTGGTTTGTTGAGTGGTTCTTTGATCCTGTATTCAAAGGTAGCTATCCACAATTTATGGTAGAGTGGTTTGAGAAAAAAGGTGTAACAGTGCCAATTCAAGAAGGCGACATGAACATCATTAACCAAGAAATTGATTTTGTTGGAATCAACTACTACACAGGCAGTGTGACTAGATACAAAGAAAATGATGGTTTACTAGATACTGAAAAAGTAGATATTGGCTATGAAAAAACTGATTTTGATTGGAATATCTACCCTGAAGGATTTTATAAGGTGTTAACAAAAATAAATGAGCAATACGGGTCAGTACCAATTTATATTACTGAAAATGGTGCCTGCTACAATGATGGAGTTGAAAACGGCAGAGTGAAAGACCAAAGACGTATTGACTATTTAAAACAACATTTAACATCATTAAAACGAGCAATTGACAGTGGTGTAAATATTAAAGGCTATCTTACGTGGTCACTGCTTGATAACTTTGAATGGGCAGAAGGCTATGATAAGCGCTTTGGAATCATTCATGTTGATTTCAACACATTAGAAAGAACAAAGAAAGATAGTTACTATTGGTATAAGCAAACAATTAAAAATGGTTTCTTTGACATGTTTTATTAA
- the rpoE gene encoding DNA-directed RNA polymerase subunit delta: MSLKQLTEEQIKEMAMVEVAYELFLEARKPYVFSDLVKEVADLLGLTQQQVEDKIAQFYTDINIDGRFICVGENMWGLRTWYPYEQIEEEIVPVAKPKKKKSKKADDDEDLDDVYDELDEEDLEYDDIDEYDDSDDEDEDEDFDDLDDADDLDEDEDDDDLIDDDEDDYDEDLDDDEDDDFDDDSDDEK; encoded by the coding sequence TTGAGTCTAAAACAATTAACAGAAGAACAAATAAAAGAAATGGCAATGGTTGAGGTTGCCTACGAACTTTTCTTAGAAGCAAGAAAACCTTACGTATTTAGTGATTTAGTAAAAGAAGTAGCTGATCTTCTAGGATTAACACAGCAACAAGTAGAAGATAAAATTGCTCAATTTTATACAGATATCAACATCGATGGCCGTTTTATTTGTGTTGGTGAAAACATGTGGGGATTACGCACATGGTATCCTTACGAGCAAATTGAAGAAGAAATCGTTCCTGTTGCAAAACCGAAGAAGAAAAAATCGAAAAAAGCAGACGACGATGAAGATCTGGATGATGTATACGATGAGCTTGACGAGGAAGACCTCGAATATGACGATATCGATGAATACGATGATTCAGATGACGAGGATGAAGATGAAGACTTTGATGATCTAGACGATGCGGACGATCTAGATGAAGATGAAGATGATGATGATTTAATCGATGATGATGAAGATGACTATGATGAAGACCTTGACGATGACGAAGACGACGATTTTGATGATGATTCAGATGATGAAAAATAA
- a CDS encoding LacI family DNA-binding transcriptional regulator: MNLTIKDIAKMAGVSPGTVSKIINNYGGISEKTKKKVMDIIQETGYQPTFSAKALATKKSNLIGLIYAGKVNVDFTHPFFNEVVTSFKKTIGSLGYDIIMFSNEQFYKDNGSYLARCRHFHVDGCVIIAGEEVEDAIYELVREEIPCMGIDLELSGPKASFVMSDNVNLSRKVIQHFYLQGTRDIGFIGGQEDSAITMFREKGVRETMDQLGLEIHQEWFQYGDFHEESGYQAMNKILETKAYPRAVFAVSDMMAFGAIDAIRDKGLRVPEDISVIGCDDIDACRHSSPKLSTVRQDKEQLGKLAAYMLNDIINGKSELKPVFIDSNLVVRES, encoded by the coding sequence ATGAATTTAACGATTAAAGATATTGCGAAGATGGCTGGAGTATCTCCAGGAACTGTATCAAAAATTATTAATAACTATGGTGGCATTAGTGAAAAAACGAAGAAAAAGGTAATGGATATTATCCAGGAAACAGGATATCAGCCTACCTTTTCTGCTAAAGCACTTGCCACCAAAAAATCGAATTTAATTGGGTTAATTTATGCCGGTAAAGTAAATGTTGATTTTACACATCCTTTCTTTAATGAGGTTGTTACTTCGTTTAAAAAAACAATTGGTTCGCTAGGCTATGACATTATCATGTTCTCAAACGAACAATTCTACAAAGATAATGGTAGTTATTTAGCAAGATGTCGCCATTTTCATGTAGATGGCTGTGTCATCATTGCTGGTGAAGAAGTAGAGGATGCGATCTATGAGCTTGTGCGCGAGGAAATTCCTTGTATGGGAATTGACCTTGAGCTTAGCGGACCAAAAGCAAGCTTTGTGATGAGTGATAATGTAAATTTATCAAGAAAAGTGATTCAACACTTTTATTTGCAAGGAACTAGAGACATTGGGTTTATTGGTGGTCAAGAAGATTCTGCGATCACGATGTTTCGCGAAAAAGGTGTAAGAGAAACAATGGATCAGCTTGGCCTTGAGATTCATCAAGAGTGGTTTCAATATGGGGATTTCCATGAAGAAAGTGGATATCAAGCCATGAATAAAATATTAGAAACAAAAGCTTATCCGCGAGCTGTTTTTGCAGTATCGGATATGATGGCTTTTGGTGCAATTGATGCGATTAGAGATAAGGGACTAAGGGTTCCTGAAGATATATCTGTGATTGGCTGTGATGATATTGATGCATGTCGACATAGCAGTCCAAAGCTATCGACTGTAAGGCAGGATAAAGAACAGCTTGGGAAGCTAGCTGCGTATATGCTAAATGACATCATCAATGGAAAATCAGAATTAAAGCCTGTTTTTATCGATTCTAATTTAGTAGTAAGAGAATCATAA